A portion of the Opitutales bacterium genome contains these proteins:
- the typA gene encoding translational GTPase TypA: MSIPIRNIAIIAHVDHGKTTLVDELLKQSGTFRENQQVEERAMDSMDLEKEKGITIKAKNTSVHWQGATINIVDTPGHADFGGEVERVMRMVDSVLLLVDAYDGPQAQTRFVLRKALQEGLHPIVVINKIDRDNSDPEAVQDKVLELFLELDATEEQFNAPFIYASAKNGFAMRSLDDPRENMEPLFEEIIRHCPAPEAFPDEPFRMLVSNIDWDNYVGRVAVGKILSGSIEAGKNLFRLTPEGSKERAKVTKVFEYSGLSTATTDAGIAGNIVGLSGWEQVNIGETIAAEDTAETLPFVAIDPPTIQMQFAVNDGPLAGTEGKLVTSRQIRDRLEQERRQNVSLQITDGEESTSFNVSARGAMQIAVLVETMRREGFELLVSRPSVITKRDEDGSLLEPYETAWIEVDDTDVGGVMKSMANRRGKIENMESHNSGTTLEVSIPTRGLIGFEFELVNMTSGRGVMSHLFKEYGPWAGSLTTRHTGTLVSVAQGPSTGYSLMALEERGRLFIGPGATVYEGQIVGENPRNEDMPVNPTKAKQLTNVRAAGSDKNVMLAPPLQFDLERAIEYIEPDEFVEATPVSLRLRKKILNSNERQKAKKRETAQT; this comes from the coding sequence ATGTCAATTCCGATCCGTAACATCGCCATCATCGCCCACGTCGACCATGGGAAAACCACCCTCGTCGACGAACTCCTTAAACAGAGCGGAACCTTCCGCGAGAACCAACAGGTCGAGGAACGAGCCATGGACTCCATGGACCTCGAGAAGGAAAAGGGCATCACCATCAAGGCCAAAAACACCTCCGTGCATTGGCAAGGGGCGACGATCAACATCGTCGACACTCCCGGCCACGCTGACTTTGGAGGAGAAGTCGAACGCGTCATGCGCATGGTCGACAGCGTCTTGCTCCTCGTAGATGCCTACGATGGCCCGCAGGCACAGACACGCTTCGTGTTGCGAAAGGCATTGCAAGAAGGGCTGCATCCGATCGTGGTCATCAATAAAATCGACCGTGACAACAGTGACCCCGAAGCGGTTCAAGATAAAGTACTCGAGCTGTTTCTGGAGCTTGATGCGACCGAGGAGCAATTTAATGCGCCATTCATCTACGCATCCGCAAAGAACGGGTTTGCTATGCGCAGTCTAGACGATCCGCGCGAAAACATGGAACCGCTTTTCGAAGAGATCATACGCCACTGTCCAGCTCCTGAGGCCTTTCCAGATGAGCCGTTTCGCATGCTCGTAAGTAACATCGATTGGGATAATTACGTGGGTCGTGTAGCAGTTGGAAAAATCCTGTCTGGATCCATCGAAGCCGGCAAAAATTTATTTAGACTCACGCCTGAAGGCTCCAAAGAACGAGCTAAAGTTACCAAGGTATTTGAGTATTCAGGACTCAGCACTGCTACCACCGATGCGGGCATCGCTGGCAATATAGTCGGGCTTTCTGGCTGGGAGCAGGTCAACATAGGGGAAACGATCGCAGCCGAAGACACGGCAGAGACCCTCCCCTTCGTCGCCATCGATCCACCGACCATCCAGATGCAATTTGCTGTAAACGACGGGCCCCTTGCAGGCACAGAAGGCAAACTTGTCACGTCGCGCCAAATCCGTGACCGCCTGGAGCAAGAACGCCGTCAAAATGTATCGCTACAGATTACTGACGGTGAAGAGTCGACTTCCTTCAATGTCTCAGCCCGGGGCGCCATGCAGATCGCAGTGCTCGTCGAAACAATGCGCCGAGAAGGCTTTGAACTCCTCGTTTCTCGTCCCTCAGTCATCACAAAACGCGATGAGGACGGCTCGCTTCTCGAACCGTATGAAACTGCTTGGATCGAAGTCGATGATACGGATGTGGGTGGCGTGATGAAAAGTATGGCTAATCGGCGCGGGAAAATAGAAAACATGGAGTCGCATAATTCAGGCACAACGCTTGAGGTCAGCATCCCGACTCGTGGTCTAATTGGCTTTGAATTTGAACTAGTCAACATGACGAGTGGCCGCGGTGTGATGTCACATCTATTTAAAGAGTATGGACCGTGGGCTGGTAGCCTCACTACGCGTCACACGGGAACCTTGGTCAGCGTCGCGCAAGGACCGTCGACAGGGTATTCCCTGATGGCGCTAGAGGAACGAGGCCGCCTGTTTATTGGACCGGGAGCAACAGTTTATGAGGGGCAGATCGTGGGAGAAAACCCTCGCAATGAGGACATGCCGGTCAATCCGACCAAGGCGAAACAACTCACCAACGTGCGCGCAGCCGGGAGCGACAAGAACGTCATGCTCGCTCCACCCCTACAATTTGATCTCGAGCGCGCTATCGAATATATCGAACCGGATGAATTCGTAGAGGCCACTCCCGTCTCTTTGCGCCTACGTAAGAAGATCCTCAATTCAAACGAACGCCAGAAA